In Oncorhynchus mykiss isolate Arlee chromosome 1, USDA_OmykA_1.1, whole genome shotgun sequence, the following proteins share a genomic window:
- the LOC110516195 gene encoding uncharacterized protein LOC110516195 isoform X6, whose translation MEPDAVKRNKVKTKRTKRNKVEQITDTDAGPSTSVEFSGMTVQGTSHQGQSNECVSRACQTRALDLPPINPDAFNPIIIRFLEKLTEEQWRQLSIGRMDPVMRALLAEMCLEIVRFVSEAILEVIIPAIFRFVRIYSHVSPVSGKSLTESERSSSTNLKVRKRGSSKSSRSCTAKSSSSRNGSQTLLPNTQGDGESISSEPLSDFFGITEDSLLTGVQDSFKESLNNVLCIQREGQVDTQSLSRVIVGEVSKKVNSIISVAIQTPISGRMSPVIFASGGVSSTKVVEEMVSGISNILQMYINGKSVEQSVVLREDGVEVDMTHLTGQVMTALSGTVLNFSNKEENEPDKRELLCVVADHMKRLEACKSPEEMLKQGESNLNIKGTKSSLRLSTQSMDRLLTEEFQTKATESIREIVKRFRGCASCCSGTTLSSPTPRIGEIRDLMIDPEASELVSTFVSDMDNLTQSIRASCSPAQSEQILLENHQSKIWSYTVGCYYDMKNTLKRLLTCPEKGDLASTFVESTKDSFTMVPTLCLDIGHSSNGEADTSDSISCKPLLITSSSMNEQKGQSETPKPLLALKKYLQDQVLLDTAKAIASQVLVLYKTEVMEKFSSSVGECDSEESLEAILFVDGIMSDLNDFTSSCSASPSELLDSEQCLSHLTFPLGLQDSTTNSESTQSLPVINMKKLSSVSFQTKARKAVSEALRSVNPFTNSLLGDSEASKLLDTFVTDVETIVQSMQAHDSENFKMSKVSTLSAARIIYHRFREMLRWFLTPCQDSVKVIDGVTPIHNETLKQAPSESLDSQVTCSSDSLEIQADLQTCTKEVISQILTVYHSEESMEECISSLKGDTEDLSKLLDAVVSQIDVLAASKSYLFVYDYAVNTQDNLHGEINNIEEEASSRSLKSTAFDKLCTEEFQTKASHMAGGILQSGLIGIVNTNLDGRSADICAESSNESDVKILQKSGTPSLFTSSLHTNSAASNIVISITKDLNSFTQMTKMSDASVSGQLERSLSASTLPVSVHNGANVKGKIIWPGTVNLFNNVFTKVKDFFAQQQPVLLDNVVEAPKHAESICRTATSTQMTYSEHEGSQISMVNYSKTLISQTLMTIQRRVSMSERMSTSEKGLLTRSIVGSMLEYVDMVRTDGNEIHRPSSSKSSLSITSAMTRGSQSDFTNSLPGTPVPNEWPVEIYCPIIRSSVIDMSDSSTHSQGSTNYTRQTISAIVDTVMEVIPRKDTEHIATADDVTSFTRRLARLSPRDGLQNFSHELTDKVYELIKSHNTPQALFVPAGKSVSDSILLKLKTGLNASEESREFPSDLVYSFATESIKRLLQQIVFWLPPPSQGSDFCQTVISDGSLQDTSQLIPSSSAISISSSQVYCDTKSLFTNIMVNQVMDTCSVASSSSEELSELMNIINGLSPTDAGTLDSDRPALMTTSRQSSAKSLPRTSLSGSSSTHNGGTVDIQVLGEVESKMDNKDLEMCSVSVYPSTPSAMDSDTHASFDSTSNDYTSLVLLLIVRLLSMITPITLLESSDIGETSRVLTKRILSEFCGTSGLEPTQAYPQNLKIKKIFKAVYKGLLQEFGSEKMLQVAMKSTDYAFDDALVKSLTRELLTKCNEASSSPPSMTQLSSHNALGSDEVGNSGLPTTGRKEKKRGRFSSLCGLNPKCTKKVNKKNHCIPTPSQNQTPAVSETDYACPPHNPTANTTPYTWSVVVRPVGHTAKFSKTALKAAYAIVKDQESCQTESVCSTKKKPRKRSLISRMFSAIGKAFSSPFTSCYKKKST comes from the exons atggaGCCGGATGCCGTGAAGAGAAATAAAGTCAAG ACCAAGAGGACCAAGAGAAACAAAGTGGAGCAGATCACTGATACAGATGCAG GTCCCTCTACATCTGTGGAATTCTCTGGGATGACAGTTCAGGGGACATCTCACCAGGGACAATCTAATGAGTGTGTCTCCAGGGCCTGTCAGACCAGGGCTCTTGACCTCCCGCCAATCAATCCGGATGCTTTCAACCCGATTATCATCCGGTTTCTGGAAAAACTTACTGAGGA GCAATGGAGGCAGTTAAGCATTGGCAGGATGGACCCT GTGATGAGGGCATTGCTTGCAGAGATGTGCCTGGAGATTGTGCGGTTTGTATCTGAGGCCATCCTGGAGGTCATCATCCCTGCAATTTTCCGTTTTGTACGGATATACAGCCATGTGTCTCCAGTATCCGGCAAGTCTCTGACAGAATCAGAGAGATCCTCTAGCACAAACCTGAAGGTTCGCAAGAGAGGCAGCAGCAAATCCTCAAGGTCTTGCACGGCCAAATCAAGCTCCTCTCGTAATGG GTCTCAGACATTGTTGCCAAATactcagggagatggtgagtctatTTCATCTGAGCCACTCAGTGACTTTTTTGGGATCACTGAGGACAGTCTCCTCACTGGTGTCCAGGATTCCTTCAAAGAGTCGCTGAACAATGTCCTCTGTATCCAAAGAGAGGGCCAGGTAGACACTCAAAGTCTATCCCGGGTTATTGTTGGAGAAGTGTCAAAGAAAGTCAATTCCATCATCTCTGTGGCCATCCAAACTCCCATCTCTGGGCGAATGTCCCCTGTCATTTTTGCCAGTGGTGGTGTCTCCAGCACCAAGGTGGTTGAGGAGATGGTGTCTGGCATTTCCAACATACTTCAGATGTACATTAATGGGAAGAGTGTTGAGCAGAGTGTTGTTCTCAGAGAGGATGGTGTTGAGGTGGATATGACACATTTAACAGGACAGGTCATGACAGCCCTCAGTGGCACTGTTTTGAACTTCAGCAATAAGGAGGAAAATGAACCCGACAAGAGGGAACTGCTTTGTGTTGTTGCTGACCATATGAAGAGGCTTGAAGCTTGTAAAAGTCCTGAGGAGATGCTAAAACAAGGAGAGAGCAACCTCAATATCAAAGGTACCAAATCTAGTCTTCGTCTGTCAACACAAAGTATGGACAGACTACTCACCGAGGAGTTTCAGACCAAGGCCACTGAATCGATCCGGGAGATCGTTAAAAGATTCAGGGGTTGTGCATCATGTTGTTCTGGCACTACATTATCTAGTCCAACTCCTAGGATAGGTGAGATCAGAGACCTTATGATTGACCCTGAGGCTTCTGAGTTGGTAAGTACCTTTGTTTCAGACATGGACAATCTTACCCAGTCTATCAGGGCATCCTGCTCCCCTGCACAGAGTGAGCAGATCCTTCTTGAAAACCATCAAAGTAAGATCTGGTCTTACACTGTTGGTTGTTACTACGACATGAAAAATACGCTGAAGAGGCTCCTTACCTGTCCAGAAAAAGGGGATCTCGCAAGTACATTTGTGGAGAGCACAAAAGATTCTTTCACAATGGTTCCAACTTTGTGCCTGGACATCGGTCATTCCAGTAATGGTGAGGCTGACACATCGGACTCCATTTCTTGTAAACCACTTTTAATAACCTCCTCATCTATGAATGAACAAAAAGGACAAAGTGAGACCCCAAAACCTCTCTTGGCTCTCAAAAAGTATTTGCAAGACCAAGTTCTCCTTGACACCGCAAAAGCGATTGCCAGCCAGGTTCTAGTCTTGTATAAGACTGAGGTGATGGAGAAGTTCTCATCTTCTGTTGGAGAGTGTGATTCTGAAGAGTCTCTGGAGGCCATTCTATTTGTGGATGGCATCATGTCTGACTTGAATGATTTCACCAGTTCTTGTTCCGCCTCACCATCTGAGTTGTTAGACAGTGAACAATGTCTCTCCCATCTCACTTTTCCACTTGGTCTGCAGGACAGCACCACCAACAGTGAATCTACCCAGAGTCTTCCAGTTATAAATATGAAGAAACTCTCCAGTGTGTCTTTCCAGACAAAGGCTAGAAAGGCAGTGAGTGAAGCTCTGAGATCTGTCAACCCCTTTACAAACAGCTTACTGGGAGACTCGGAAGCATCTAAATTGCTGGACACTTTTGTAACAGATGTGGAGACTATTGTTCAGTCCATGCAGGCACATGACTCTGAAAATTTCAAAATGTCAAAAGTGAGCACCCTTTCTGCTGCTCGTATTATATATCATAGATTTCGAGAAATGCTGAGGTGGTTTCTCACTCCCTGCCAAGACTCTGTAAAGGTCATCGATGGTGTTACACCAATACATAATGAGACTCTCAAACAGGCTCCTAGTGAAAGTTTAGATTCTCAGGTGACTTGTAGTAGTGATTCTCTTGAAATCCAAGCAGACCTTCAAACCTGTACCAAGGAGGTCATTAGTCAGATCCTCACTGTGTATCACTCCGAGGAATCCATGGAGGAATGCATATCTAGCCTAAAAGGAGATACAGAAGACCTGTCCAAGCTTTTGGATGCCGTTGTTTCTCAGATTGACGTCCTTGCCGCCTCCAAATCATATTTATTTGTTTATGACTATGCTGTCAATACACAGGACAATTTGCATGGTGAGATCAACAATATTGAGGAGGAGGCATCCTCTAGAAGTCTTAAATCCACAGCCTTTGACAAACTATGTACTGAGGAGTTTCAAACTAAAGCCTCACATATGGCTGGTGGGATCCTTCAATCAGGGTTAATTGGCATTGTAAATACCAACCTTGATGGTAGAAGTGCAGACATTTGTGCAGAGTCCAGTAATGAAAGTGATGTCAAAATCCTTCAGAAGAGTGGAACTCCATCTTTGTTCACCTCTTCTCTGCACACCAATTCTGCAGCATCCAACATTGTCATAAGCATCACTAAAGACCTTAATAGCTTCACCCAGATGACTAAAATGTCTGATGCTTCAGTGTCTGGCCAGTTAGAGAGATCCCTGTCAGCTTCAACCCTTCCTGTCAGTGTTCACAACGGGGCCAATGTGAAAGGAAAGATCATTTGGCCAGGCACTGTTAACCTGTTCAACAATGTGTTCACCAAGGTCAAGGATTTTTTTGCCCAGCAACAACCGGTCCTCCTAGACAATGTGGTTGAGGCCCCCAAACATGCCGAATCCATATGCAGAACAGCTACTTCTACACAAATGACTTACAGTGAACATGAAGGCAGCCAGATCAGCATGGTAAATTATTCCAAAACCTTAATTAGTCAGACTCTGATGACAATCCAGAGGAGAGTGTCTATGTCAGAGAGGATGAGCACCTCAGAGAAAGGCCTCTTGACTCGTTCCATCGTGGGCTCCATGTTGGAGTATGTTGACATGGTGAGAACTGATGGAAATGAGATACACCGGCCATCCTCCTCAAAGTCCTCCCTGTCCATCACCTCTGCCATGACCAGAGGGTCCCAGAGTGATTTTACAAATTCTCTTCCAGGCACTCCAGTCCCCAATGAGTGGCCTGTTGAAATCTATTGTCCTATCATTAGGAGTTCGGTCATTGATATGAGTGACTCCTCAACTCATTCACAAGGGTCAACAAATTACACAAGGCAAACCATTTCTGCCATAGTTGACACTGTTATGGAGGTCATTCCAAGAAAAGATACGGAACACATAGCAACTGCAGATGATGTCACTTCTTTTACAAGAAGACTTGCGAGACTCAGCCCCAGGGACGGTCTTCAGAACTTCTCACATGAGCTCACTGACAAAGTTTATGAGCTCATAAAAAGTCACAACACCCCCCAGGCTCTTTTTGTGCCAGCTGGCAAGAGCGTGTCTGACTCTATTCTTTTGAAGCTGAAGACAGGATTGAATGCTTCTGAAGAATCCAGGGAGTTTCCATCTGACCTTGTGTACTCCTTTGCTACGGAGTCAATAAAACGTCTGCTACAGCAGATTGTCTTCTGGCTTCCTCCACCATCACAAGGATCCGATTTCTGCCAAACTGTCATCTCTGATGGTTCTCTGCAGGACACAAGTCAGCTTATCCCGAGCTCTTCTGCCATCTCCATTAGTTCCTCACAGGTTTACTGTGACACAAAGAGCCTTTTCACCAATATAATGGTCAATCAGGTCATGGATACCTGTTCTGTGGCCTCCAGTTCATCAGAAGAATTATCAGAGTTGATGAACATAATCAATGGGTTGTCCCCAACTGATGCTGGAACACTTGACTCTGACAGACCGGCTCTCATGACCACTAGCCGTCAGTCTAGTGCCAAATCATTGCCTAGAACCTCTCTGTCTGGCAGCAGCAGCACACACAACGGTGGAACTGTGGATATTCAAGTTTTAGGAGAGGTGGAATCCAAGATGGACAACAAAGATCTGGAGATGTGTAGTGTCTCTGTGTATCCATCAACTCCATCAGCCATGGACTCTGATACACATGCATCATTTGACTCCACTAGCAATGACTACACCTCTTTGGTACTTTTACTGATTGTTAGATTGCTGTCAATGATCACCCCTATCACATTACTGGAATCCTCTGACATTGGTGAAACATCAAGAGTTCTCACAAAGAGGATTCTGTCTGAGTTCTGTGGCACCTCAGGCCTTGAACCAACTCAAGCCTACCCCCAGAATCTGAAAATCAAAAAGATTTTCAAGGCTGTCTACAAGGGGCTTCTTCAAGAATTTGGGTCAGAGAAGATGCTCCAGGTTGCAATGAAGTCAACGGATTATGCATTTGACGATGCCCTGGTCAAATCATTAACTAGGGAACTACTAACTAAATGCAATGAGGCTAGCTCTTCACCTCCCTCCATGACCCAGTTGTCATCACACAATGCACTTGGCAGTGACGAGGTAGGTAATTCTGGGCTTCCAACAACTGGTAGAAaggaaaagaagagaggaagattcagcTCTCTCTGTGGACTCAACCCAAAG TGTACAAAGAAGGTCAACAAGAAGAACCACTGCATTCCAACACCTTCCCAGAACCAGACCCCTGCCGTCAGTGAAACAG attATGCCTGCCCACCCCATAACCCTACAGCCAACACGACGCCATATacttggtctgtggttgtgaggccggttggacatactgccaaattctctaaaacggcattgaaggcggcttatg caATTGTCAAAGATCAAGAATCCTGCCAAACAGAGAGTGTATGCTCCACCAAGAAGAAACCAAGGAAGCGTTCGCTCATTTCCAGGATGTTTTCAGCTATAGGCAAAGCCTTTTCCAGTCCCTTTACTTCCTGCTATAAAAAGAAGAGCACCTAA
- the LOC110516195 gene encoding uncharacterized protein LOC110516195 isoform X7 has protein sequence MRALLAEMCLEIVRFVSEAILEVIIPAIFRFVRIYSHVSPVSGKSLTESERSSSTNLKVRKRGSSKSSRSCTAKSSSSRNGSQTLLPNTQGDGESISSEPLSDFFGITEDSLLTGVQDSFKESLNNVLCIQREGQVDTQSLSRVIVGEVSKKVNSIISVAIQTPISGRMSPVIFASGGVSSTKVVEEMVSGISNILQMYINGKSVEQSVVLREDGVEVDMTHLTGQVMTALSGTVLNFSNKEENEPDKRELLCVVADHMKRLEACKSPEEMLKQGESNLNIKGTKSSLRLSTQSMDRLLTEEFQTKATESIREIVKRFRGCASCCSGTTLSSPTPRIGEIRDLMIDPEASELVSTFVSDMDNLTQSIRASCSPAQSEQILLENHQSKIWSYTVGCYYDMKNTLKRLLTCPEKGDLASTFVESTKDSFTMVPTLCLDIGHSSNGEADTSDSISCKPLLITSSSMNEQKGQSETPKPLLALKKYLQDQVLLDTAKAIASQVLVLYKTEVMEKFSSSVGECDSEESLEAILFVDGIMSDLNDFTSSCSASPSELLDSEQCLSHLTFPLGLQDSTTNSESTQSLPVINMKKLSSVSFQTKARKAVSEALRSVNPFTNSLLGDSEASKLLDTFVTDVETIVQSMQAHDSENFKMSKVSTLSAARIIYHRFREMLRWFLTPCQDSVKVIDGVTPIHNETLKQAPSESLDSQVTCSSDSLEIQADLQTCTKEVISQILTVYHSEESMEECISSLKGDTEDLSKLLDAVVSQIDVLAASKSYLFVYDYAVNTQDNLHGEINNIEEEASSRSLKSTAFDKLCTEEFQTKASHMAGGILQSGLIGIVNTNLDGRSADICAESSNESDVKILQKSGTPSLFTSSLHTNSAASNIVISITKDLNSFTQMTKMSDASVSGQLERSLSASTLPVSVHNGANVKGKIIWPGTVNLFNNVFTKVKDFFAQQQPVLLDNVVEAPKHAESICRTATSTQMTYSEHEGSQISMVNYSKTLISQTLMTIQRRVSMSERMSTSEKGLLTRSIVGSMLEYVDMVRTDGNEIHRPSSSKSSLSITSAMTRGSQSDFTNSLPGTPVPNEWPVEIYCPIIRSSVIDMSDSSTHSQGSTNYTRQTISAIVDTVMEVIPRKDTEHIATADDVTSFTRRLARLSPRDGLQNFSHELTDKVYELIKSHNTPQALFVPAGKSVSDSILLKLKTGLNASEESREFPSDLVYSFATESIKRLLQQIVFWLPPPSQGSDFCQTVISDGSLQDTSQLIPSSSAISISSSQVYCDTKSLFTNIMVNQVMDTCSVASSSSEELSELMNIINGLSPTDAGTLDSDRPALMTTSRQSSAKSLPRTSLSGSSSTHNGGTVDIQVLGEVESKMDNKDLEMCSVSVYPSTPSAMDSDTHASFDSTSNDYTSLVLLLIVRLLSMITPITLLESSDIGETSRVLTKRILSEFCGTSGLEPTQAYPQNLKIKKIFKAVYKGLLQEFGSEKMLQVAMKSTDYAFDDALVKSLTRELLTKCNEASSSPPSMTQLSSHNALGSDEVGNSGLPTTGRKEKKRGRFSSLCGLNPKCTKKVNKKNHCIPTPSQNQTPAVSETDYACPPHNPTANTTPYTWSVVVRPVGHTAKFSKTALKAAYAIVKDQESCQTESVCSTKKKPRKRSLISRMFSAIGKAFSSPFTSCYKKKST, from the exons ATGAGGGCATTGCTTGCAGAGATGTGCCTGGAGATTGTGCGGTTTGTATCTGAGGCCATCCTGGAGGTCATCATCCCTGCAATTTTCCGTTTTGTACGGATATACAGCCATGTGTCTCCAGTATCCGGCAAGTCTCTGACAGAATCAGAGAGATCCTCTAGCACAAACCTGAAGGTTCGCAAGAGAGGCAGCAGCAAATCCTCAAGGTCTTGCACGGCCAAATCAAGCTCCTCTCGTAATGG GTCTCAGACATTGTTGCCAAATactcagggagatggtgagtctatTTCATCTGAGCCACTCAGTGACTTTTTTGGGATCACTGAGGACAGTCTCCTCACTGGTGTCCAGGATTCCTTCAAAGAGTCGCTGAACAATGTCCTCTGTATCCAAAGAGAGGGCCAGGTAGACACTCAAAGTCTATCCCGGGTTATTGTTGGAGAAGTGTCAAAGAAAGTCAATTCCATCATCTCTGTGGCCATCCAAACTCCCATCTCTGGGCGAATGTCCCCTGTCATTTTTGCCAGTGGTGGTGTCTCCAGCACCAAGGTGGTTGAGGAGATGGTGTCTGGCATTTCCAACATACTTCAGATGTACATTAATGGGAAGAGTGTTGAGCAGAGTGTTGTTCTCAGAGAGGATGGTGTTGAGGTGGATATGACACATTTAACAGGACAGGTCATGACAGCCCTCAGTGGCACTGTTTTGAACTTCAGCAATAAGGAGGAAAATGAACCCGACAAGAGGGAACTGCTTTGTGTTGTTGCTGACCATATGAAGAGGCTTGAAGCTTGTAAAAGTCCTGAGGAGATGCTAAAACAAGGAGAGAGCAACCTCAATATCAAAGGTACCAAATCTAGTCTTCGTCTGTCAACACAAAGTATGGACAGACTACTCACCGAGGAGTTTCAGACCAAGGCCACTGAATCGATCCGGGAGATCGTTAAAAGATTCAGGGGTTGTGCATCATGTTGTTCTGGCACTACATTATCTAGTCCAACTCCTAGGATAGGTGAGATCAGAGACCTTATGATTGACCCTGAGGCTTCTGAGTTGGTAAGTACCTTTGTTTCAGACATGGACAATCTTACCCAGTCTATCAGGGCATCCTGCTCCCCTGCACAGAGTGAGCAGATCCTTCTTGAAAACCATCAAAGTAAGATCTGGTCTTACACTGTTGGTTGTTACTACGACATGAAAAATACGCTGAAGAGGCTCCTTACCTGTCCAGAAAAAGGGGATCTCGCAAGTACATTTGTGGAGAGCACAAAAGATTCTTTCACAATGGTTCCAACTTTGTGCCTGGACATCGGTCATTCCAGTAATGGTGAGGCTGACACATCGGACTCCATTTCTTGTAAACCACTTTTAATAACCTCCTCATCTATGAATGAACAAAAAGGACAAAGTGAGACCCCAAAACCTCTCTTGGCTCTCAAAAAGTATTTGCAAGACCAAGTTCTCCTTGACACCGCAAAAGCGATTGCCAGCCAGGTTCTAGTCTTGTATAAGACTGAGGTGATGGAGAAGTTCTCATCTTCTGTTGGAGAGTGTGATTCTGAAGAGTCTCTGGAGGCCATTCTATTTGTGGATGGCATCATGTCTGACTTGAATGATTTCACCAGTTCTTGTTCCGCCTCACCATCTGAGTTGTTAGACAGTGAACAATGTCTCTCCCATCTCACTTTTCCACTTGGTCTGCAGGACAGCACCACCAACAGTGAATCTACCCAGAGTCTTCCAGTTATAAATATGAAGAAACTCTCCAGTGTGTCTTTCCAGACAAAGGCTAGAAAGGCAGTGAGTGAAGCTCTGAGATCTGTCAACCCCTTTACAAACAGCTTACTGGGAGACTCGGAAGCATCTAAATTGCTGGACACTTTTGTAACAGATGTGGAGACTATTGTTCAGTCCATGCAGGCACATGACTCTGAAAATTTCAAAATGTCAAAAGTGAGCACCCTTTCTGCTGCTCGTATTATATATCATAGATTTCGAGAAATGCTGAGGTGGTTTCTCACTCCCTGCCAAGACTCTGTAAAGGTCATCGATGGTGTTACACCAATACATAATGAGACTCTCAAACAGGCTCCTAGTGAAAGTTTAGATTCTCAGGTGACTTGTAGTAGTGATTCTCTTGAAATCCAAGCAGACCTTCAAACCTGTACCAAGGAGGTCATTAGTCAGATCCTCACTGTGTATCACTCCGAGGAATCCATGGAGGAATGCATATCTAGCCTAAAAGGAGATACAGAAGACCTGTCCAAGCTTTTGGATGCCGTTGTTTCTCAGATTGACGTCCTTGCCGCCTCCAAATCATATTTATTTGTTTATGACTATGCTGTCAATACACAGGACAATTTGCATGGTGAGATCAACAATATTGAGGAGGAGGCATCCTCTAGAAGTCTTAAATCCACAGCCTTTGACAAACTATGTACTGAGGAGTTTCAAACTAAAGCCTCACATATGGCTGGTGGGATCCTTCAATCAGGGTTAATTGGCATTGTAAATACCAACCTTGATGGTAGAAGTGCAGACATTTGTGCAGAGTCCAGTAATGAAAGTGATGTCAAAATCCTTCAGAAGAGTGGAACTCCATCTTTGTTCACCTCTTCTCTGCACACCAATTCTGCAGCATCCAACATTGTCATAAGCATCACTAAAGACCTTAATAGCTTCACCCAGATGACTAAAATGTCTGATGCTTCAGTGTCTGGCCAGTTAGAGAGATCCCTGTCAGCTTCAACCCTTCCTGTCAGTGTTCACAACGGGGCCAATGTGAAAGGAAAGATCATTTGGCCAGGCACTGTTAACCTGTTCAACAATGTGTTCACCAAGGTCAAGGATTTTTTTGCCCAGCAACAACCGGTCCTCCTAGACAATGTGGTTGAGGCCCCCAAACATGCCGAATCCATATGCAGAACAGCTACTTCTACACAAATGACTTACAGTGAACATGAAGGCAGCCAGATCAGCATGGTAAATTATTCCAAAACCTTAATTAGTCAGACTCTGATGACAATCCAGAGGAGAGTGTCTATGTCAGAGAGGATGAGCACCTCAGAGAAAGGCCTCTTGACTCGTTCCATCGTGGGCTCCATGTTGGAGTATGTTGACATGGTGAGAACTGATGGAAATGAGATACACCGGCCATCCTCCTCAAAGTCCTCCCTGTCCATCACCTCTGCCATGACCAGAGGGTCCCAGAGTGATTTTACAAATTCTCTTCCAGGCACTCCAGTCCCCAATGAGTGGCCTGTTGAAATCTATTGTCCTATCATTAGGAGTTCGGTCATTGATATGAGTGACTCCTCAACTCATTCACAAGGGTCAACAAATTACACAAGGCAAACCATTTCTGCCATAGTTGACACTGTTATGGAGGTCATTCCAAGAAAAGATACGGAACACATAGCAACTGCAGATGATGTCACTTCTTTTACAAGAAGACTTGCGAGACTCAGCCCCAGGGACGGTCTTCAGAACTTCTCACATGAGCTCACTGACAAAGTTTATGAGCTCATAAAAAGTCACAACACCCCCCAGGCTCTTTTTGTGCCAGCTGGCAAGAGCGTGTCTGACTCTATTCTTTTGAAGCTGAAGACAGGATTGAATGCTTCTGAAGAATCCAGGGAGTTTCCATCTGACCTTGTGTACTCCTTTGCTACGGAGTCAATAAAACGTCTGCTACAGCAGATTGTCTTCTGGCTTCCTCCACCATCACAAGGATCCGATTTCTGCCAAACTGTCATCTCTGATGGTTCTCTGCAGGACACAAGTCAGCTTATCCCGAGCTCTTCTGCCATCTCCATTAGTTCCTCACAGGTTTACTGTGACACAAAGAGCCTTTTCACCAATATAATGGTCAATCAGGTCATGGATACCTGTTCTGTGGCCTCCAGTTCATCAGAAGAATTATCAGAGTTGATGAACATAATCAATGGGTTGTCCCCAACTGATGCTGGAACACTTGACTCTGACAGACCGGCTCTCATGACCACTAGCCGTCAGTCTAGTGCCAAATCATTGCCTAGAACCTCTCTGTCTGGCAGCAGCAGCACACACAACGGTGGAACTGTGGATATTCAAGTTTTAGGAGAGGTGGAATCCAAGATGGACAACAAAGATCTGGAGATGTGTAGTGTCTCTGTGTATCCATCAACTCCATCAGCCATGGACTCTGATACACATGCATCATTTGACTCCACTAGCAATGACTACACCTCTTTGGTACTTTTACTGATTGTTAGATTGCTGTCAATGATCACCCCTATCACATTACTGGAATCCTCTGACATTGGTGAAACATCAAGAGTTCTCACAAAGAGGATTCTGTCTGAGTTCTGTGGCACCTCAGGCCTTGAACCAACTCAAGCCTACCCCCAGAATCTGAAAATCAAAAAGATTTTCAAGGCTGTCTACAAGGGGCTTCTTCAAGAATTTGGGTCAGAGAAGATGCTCCAGGTTGCAATGAAGTCAACGGATTATGCATTTGACGATGCCCTGGTCAAATCATTAACTAGGGAACTACTAACTAAATGCAATGAGGCTAGCTCTTCACCTCCCTCCATGACCCAGTTGTCATCACACAATGCACTTGGCAGTGACGAGGTAGGTAATTCTGGGCTTCCAACAACTGGTAGAAaggaaaagaagagaggaagattcagcTCTCTCTGTGGACTCAACCCAAAG TGTACAAAGAAGGTCAACAAGAAGAACCACTGCATTCCAACACCTTCCCAGAACCAGACCCCTGCCGTCAGTGAAACAG attATGCCTGCCCACCCCATAACCCTACAGCCAACACGACGCCATATacttggtctgtggttgtgaggccggttggacatactgccaaattctctaaaacggcattgaaggcggcttatg caATTGTCAAAGATCAAGAATCCTGCCAAACAGAGAGTGTATGCTCCACCAAGAAGAAACCAAGGAAGCGTTCGCTCATTTCCAGGATGTTTTCAGCTATAGGCAAAGCCTTTTCCAGTCCCTTTACTTCCTGCTATAAAAAGAAGAGCACCTAA